The Brassica napus cultivar Da-Ae chromosome C7, Da-Ae, whole genome shotgun sequence genomic interval CCTTCGACACGCATCGGGACCTCATAAGAGACTTTACAGGCAATATGTTCATTATCTCTACCTCTAGATCTAAAGGGATCGGATGTAGCTTACTTGGCCTCTTATCGCTCTCATCGTCCTCGTTGCCATCTCTCTCCTTACGTTCCAAGCAAACCCTAGATTCAACTTTGCAAAGGAGTTTCTTTTGGTGTGACTACAAATCTAGTAATCTTCTTCCGATCAACAGGGATCGCTTCTATACTTCGGTGGCTGCAGAACGGCAGGTCTCATCAGGGCCGGCTGTATGGGGGGACAAGTGGTGCAACCACTGGCCAAAGGCCCCAAATCCGTGTCCCCCAGTAGTTTCTTGATAGTTAATggccaatatttttttatatatacacatttttatatagaaaaattttaaacattcgttaaatttggttaaaaaaggtcctaaaatattttacatgtaaataatttatttttatcaaaggTTTTATAAGGATACTAATgtaaaaaactctaaaatagattttaattttaaagaaacatctaaactattaaaagtgAAGTACAAAAGTAAAATAACTCTCTTATTATTTAAGGTTGAGTGCCactcgtttaaaaaaaaaaacagaatcgcTGAATATTAACTAAACATTTCACGCCATATTATCCTTAATTTGTATATTCAATAACCATAAAATTGAACTCATACTCATAGTTCACAGAATAATAAtatgtattaaattatttaaaatgtatattctcttacaaaaaaatttacagAAACCTAATGGGCTTATACCTTAAACTATGTATTTCTATGGCCATTATAATTAACTTTTTAATTGTGTTTTGTGTgattgttattaatttttacaacaaaatattaaaaacatgtaGTTACATGTTTTAAAGGTATTTATAATACATTTAGTAACAACATAAAATTCAGTTGGTTAATAAATATTTCGTAATaccaattttaataatattggcAGAAAAGCTTATTACTCTAAGTTGTGCTAATTTGTTACTAATGAGACAAAATTATTACTCCCCCATTTCATATTATTTGTTGTTTTAGggttaaaattttgtttcatattgagtgtcgttttatgttttcaattttatttaacaatattctcatgtttatttttctattggttgaaatatggttagatgtatatgtaatgatatttttattttgaaaatatgcaaaattaaagtttttttaatatgtgtgcataaacctaaaacgacaactaaaatgaaacaaagagagtattttctaatttactgtttaaacaaaagaaagtaTACCCTCCGTATTTCTCTAAGTTCTCATAgaataactttatttttattttccttttcttctctttcttacttttttatttcatttcatttttctCCTAACATTACCAATTACACTCATAATCTAATAAACTATATGGGTCAACATCTACTTTATgcccaaaaactaaaataactagTCAAAATactgaaaaattaattattaactaTTATAGATTACATTTTTTACTAATACCGTGTAACTAAATTTTACAAGTAACCGTTCACACTGCaaaaacaggaaaaaaaaacatttttttttaattttggctTATTTTAATACATTAGTTATTAGTATCTTtcatcgttttaaaaaaatccaacTTCGTCTCAGTGAAAGAAAATCATTCTCGattcttgtgttttttttttgaataagtCGCTGTATCCTGGTCCCCACCAAAGTGGATCCAGTCTAGTGGTGAGTATCCGTAACAGCTTCCATTATCAGCCGGAGTACGCTTCGGTCATTGGATGCTGGGGAAGCCCAGATGTTAAATTTTGCCTCTAGTGACCAGCATGATTCCTGATTCTTCtgattttttggtaaacttAATTTCAGTAGCAAAAGACAGAACGGTCATAAAAGACTAAATCTACTTTATATACACAAGAGAGTACAATTTTggttatacaaaacaaaaatagcaaCCGAAAAAGTAGATTTGAGTTTTATCCGCACTTACTAgcttaataattttacaaaaaaattgtaaatagatctattatcaattcaaaaccattaataaatattttaatgcttttgaaatatttaataattaattaagtattaaaattttatatatgatagtttttttggaaattgtcaaaaatatcacattcataatatcacttttcatgtcaaaagatatttataaccctagggttaactaatctaaacttagagTTTATAATTAAGGGATGGTGTAGGGTCTTTGGAATGTGAAACTTATGATTCTAatgaaaagaaatttaaaaaaaatatatacaaaaatcgaaaaaatgcaaaaaaaaaaactataaaaatgtttgaatttgaaaaatataactcaaaaataaataaaaaaattattttatttatttatttattatttaaataattttttattatatatacagaaagaacaaatgtataaaattcttttgccacttaacgaagaaggtatttttgaaaatgtcattctagtggtggtaaagatgaataatAGTATCATGAAAgcggtaaacatgaaatttccccaagttttttctattttaataaaatatcttttactacataaaactatatacatggatttatatttatttttataaagttgtgatataaaatatttttggataattatattatcaaaatgattttttaattatgagtaattatatatatatatatatatatatatatatatatctgatctatttatttattaaaggtaataaatatattaaatgctTTAACTTTTAACGTAAGAGCAAAAAATATCATTCgcaaataatactataaatatTCTAGAAATCTTTGGCAATGTACTGtccaaaaaaattcttaagaaatagatgatttattatatcttatacatatatatatatatatgtatatatatatatatatgaaaattgagCTGATTTAATATCACtaaaccaaatataatataaatatatatataataatatgagtaaaataaatataattttttttcatcataaagtaaatataatataaatttaactatgatatattttaattattttcaatcaATTATTAGCTAAATCATTAGAATTAtgagaaattgccacaaataccacattcatagtaccacttttcatgtttacactaatcatttttatactaatcatttttactctcacttttaataaagggtaaaagacacttatacccctagggttaactaatctggacttagagtttagggttGAGGCGTGAGGTAAGGTTtatggaatgtgaaatttaggattctaataaatatataaataaatacttaaaaatatataattttttttttaaaaaaaaatagtttctgacataattttcgattttcaaacagaaattttgaaaaaaaaatcaaaaaaaaaatttataaaaaagtttgaatttgaaaaattataattcgaaaacataaatttttttttatttaaataatgatttattatatatatagataacaagagtataagagtcttttgccacttaacgaaaaatgtatttttgaaaatgtccctttagtggtggtaatGATGACAAAtagtaccatgaaagtggtaaacataaaattttcccTAGAATTATTTATTAAGATTATGGAGGGCaagacaaataagcaaaattatctaaaattatggagaatatgacaagtaaacaaattaatttataacctaaatatcataataataaatgtatatattaaaatatattttctgaaataatagtatatatcgTTTGAATaggttaatgtttattaattattttaaatatatcatgatagatatatatttatattaaaataaaatttaaataataatattaattaaagtaATGATTTATCCTAAAATCACCAGTTGTGCTGTTGACCTCTTCTGAATCACCACCATCCTCActctcatcatcttcttcatcttcatctgtGCTCATCAAGAGAGCATCAATCTCATTAGGATCTTCTTGGTGAGAAGAGGATGATGATACTTCTTGTTGGCCATAGTTACCATAACCTCCCACAACATACTCGTTCTGAAACGAAGAAGCTAATCCGGAGTTCACGAGCCTAAGTGTCAGCTCAGGATGGTACATCACTTGGCTGCGGTCATATGTTTGGTCGAAAACGACAAAGTTCTTTGGACAGACCGAAGAGGGTTGAAGTTCAACACCATGGAATGGTAACTTGGCACATGGCGGGAACAAAGCATCAAAGGATGACGCTGATGCATACGACGGGACGCTGTTCATGTTTCCGTCTCCCATTACGTCGGTGAAGTAGGGATACTGATTGTTCTGCATTAGAGAATGCCCGTGCAAAgctaaaaatgtgaaaataaaaaaaaacaagtcctAAACTGCGAGCTGCTTGATTCTTTACTACCAAATCTGTCTTCGTTAAGCTTTGAGCTGCTCGGTTACTACTAAACCAACACTACGTTGACAACTGAACCAAATGCTAAATCAAGTTGTTATGGCCATCAGTCTGAAGAGTCTCCACCAGAGCCCTTACCCCACCAAACCAGAAGCTTCCAAACAGAGTTTAGATCTCTTCAGAATACCAAACTCTTAATATCTCACAGTAATCAAAAGACAGCCGCCCAATTATCGGAAACTCCAGAAACCAGACTACGTTACAGGCTTAAGTAACTGCTGAAATATTCTGCCTGCaaagattttagaaaaaaaaaaagaaaagttgaaaTATCATACACACTGTGGTTTTTATGCTTTAAAGAATAAAACTATTTACCCAAAACATATATGATCTATTAGAGGGATACAATTTTCAATGCTTGATAACTTAATCTAATTCAAAAAAGTAGTTATTACCTGGCAAACTTGAACGGATTGGTAATTAGCAATGAAACATGTAGTCATCATAAAAGTTCCTATTTCCTTCAATGATCTGTTTCCCTTCTTCTTGTTTCCAACAATGCACATTCTCAACACTTAAAAAATagtcacaacaacaacaatagaGAGCTACCCCGAGTTCCGGATTAACAACGCCTGCAAAACGAGAAAGGAATGTTCACTAGTTTCAAAAACACAAGAAGCTGTGAAAAAGGTAAAACAAGAGAGCATTCGTTTCCACATGGTACCAAGGCAAGAAGACAATCTAAACTAGAAACCGACATACTATATGAAACAGCTAATAATAGAGGCAAAGCAAAAGAGACTACAAAGATCTTAATAGGTAAAATAATGATTTCTTTATCCCCTAGGAGAAGCATTTTTAAGGGTTTCCTTAAATGTCTATTGGTAGCATTGACGTGGCATCATGAGAAGTCTTTATTTGAGTATTCACATACGTGTCGTGCAGAGAACGCACGGAAGCAAATAATATGAATTTAATGCAGCCATTACATTCCTTAATAATCTGGTCACTTTCTTTTCGACGATATTTTCCAACTTGACTTTCTTTTCAACGTaactttctttgttttcttctcgACGTAGAGACGATAAGAATTTGGTCACTTTCTTAATTTGTTGTCTTAAAAATCTAGATATAATCATAGAGACGATCGTGTTGGTATGAGACAATATATACACCGGCTAAGACAAGAAGGCGAGCTTGGTGATTGAGTTTCCAGTACTCACGCGCTTCTTTTTATTCTGAGACAAGAAGCTCGTGAGTTCATGATGGCGTGAAGCATGTTTCCAGTACTCACGAGCTGCGATTGATAATGATATGGGTTGATAGAGGAGAGGACTCAGGCTGAAGGCAGAACGCTGAACTTCGTGTTATAGGTACGGAAATAATAGCCGTTATTCTCTCCGCATGCAAAAGAGTAAGGCTGTGACAATCCAAGAGTAAATTTGAAACTCTCTTTAGGCAAGAGAGCATTGTCTTCAAAACAACTAAGCAAAGCCACGAAACCAACCAGTTTACCAGAATCCGTACGTTTGATTTCTAAGTCtttggaagaggaagagaaaccTAACCTTTATGAAACAGAGGACGACAAGAACAAGGTAGTAATGTACTTCACTAGCCTCAGAGGAATCCGAAAGACTTATGAGGATTGCTGCTGCGTAAGGACGGTGTTGAGAGGGTATCAGGTTGCGGTAGAGGAGCGTGACATCTCAATGGACTCCAAATACAGGAAATAGTTCAGATTGCAGTAAGCGAAGAGAAACCTGTTTGTTTGCCTCAGGTGTTGATAAGAGGAGTCCACGTTGGTGGCatggaggagatcaagaagctCAATGTTGGAGGTAAATTAGGAGAGATGTTAAAAGGGCTTCCTGTTTGTGAATCTGTAGGAGCTTGCGCATGCTGCGGggatccaaggtttgtgtcgtGTACAACATATTATTGAATTAAATTGCGACGATATCAAAACACATAAAGCTCTAGACATCATATGTATCAACTCTATCCAAACGCTAATATGCTCTTCTCTCATCAAGGCAAAAGGAAGACTCTTTGACCGTCTTATATGGTGTGTTTGTAAAGATGAAGCTTTTATGCTTTGGCTGAACTAACGAGGTTGTTTTCAGATAAGCTGTTTGCTGTCTGAACTCACTAATATCTTGGCTTGAATTTTCAGTGTGCTTTGGTCTACCTTACTTGCTctgtttttttccttcttcaCGACAGCtctgtttctttattttatccTCCAGCAACTTACCACCTAAACattgtttttaaataagtaTTTTGCAGTTTCATTATCTTTTCATgtattaaaattatcaaatcaATTTTTGTCATTGCAGAGATGCGTTCTTCCAGTTATACATATGTTATAGGACATGGCTTCTTTCTCTTCATGACATGTGTTGATTATATTATACAGTGTGATTCTATATTATTCTTATTAAATCTTAATTTAAGAGATCAATGCTTTATAGATTGATTATTTTTCTAGCGAGACGACGCTATGGGGTTTGGgatattagaaattttaaaaatatgtattttcacTGTTGATTATGCTCATATGAATGCTTTGCTTTATCTTGGTCACTGaatacaaatacttaaatatgaaaCTCATACATTTTATTGTTTATCGTGTAATGTAGCATATAAAACGTACGAGGTTATATTCTAATTGCTACAAAGTTCAAATAGAAAGTTGTGAGTCAATGAGTAAATCAGTATCAATAAGTCAATCGTTATAACTACCGTCAATAGTTatttatacacacatatatacatataccatTTTCATCTCAAtgataatttttaagaaaatcaaaatgATGTTTGGTATACAAGGATATGACTTTTTGATAACACaccgttaatatatatattggttaATTATGCTTAATGTTATGAAAATGTTAAATTGTGTCAAAGTGAATATCTCTTTACTATAGGTAAAATGAATACTATTAAGTTGTCATTATTTTCTACGTATATTTTCCAACAAAACTcagtattttattaaaaaagttgTCATGTGCCCGGCAAATCTCGCTCAATAGCAAGAAAATCTTACGTTGATGGTTTAAATTCCATAACATATCAGTATaatatgactaatatatataataattaatgattttaataataattttttataataatttgtgTATTCtccatcatttttatttaatttatattattaaaataaattaaataatcaaattaatcataaaattaaaatttagactTTTAGTATAtggtgtatttttattttaaaaattattataaattattacaaCTGTTAAAATCctcatattaattattttttgattaatgatttaacatttttattataacaagatacaCATGATCTTAAAACTATATGAGTAATAAATCTCATCTACTAGATattcgaatatatatatatatatatatatatatatatatttttttttttaatttaaaattttgcactgagttttcaagaacatttataaattttaaacttattaaaagtctcacattgaatttattttatcaatgatttaaacaattgttataaaagatatgaatgatcataaaaccatatgagtctgtaaatgtttgctgtcaaaaaaaaaaaaaaaaagaagtctcatttaatagataaccatattaaaatatattacatatatctatgttaatatcatttaaatttaattatctaCAAAATAGATAAATGTAATTGTTTAGATTTATTTACCATAGTATgatagtaaatatacaataataatttatttgatttatgtgtttacgccaatttaattatatattgataGTTAATGATTtctcaattatttaatatatatttaatatttgctgttacataatatgtaaaagaccgcaaaataagtaataatatataaattcattgacgtcaaaaaataataatatatatatatataaagtcaTTTATATATACAACGTTCATCCCATATAAGGTACCGGTAAGTGGTTATTACTCGATATGTAcatatttttaactattattaaaatgaaaaaaatgtataataaaacactTAATGTTTATAAtcacaaaatattattgttttcataaatTCTTCCCACACAGGGTgcgggttatcatctagtttATAGTATTATAAATTCATATAGTAAGATTACATATCTTTAATACACACACTCTAACTACAgatataaatctatatatataaaaagatgtttGCTTCACTCCTGTGCGTCCACGTCGGATTCCAGGTCATCAATTCGGAGGCTGTGGAGTCGACACCTGTCCATCCGAGCAAAACGCTTTGTTTCATTAAATGTTGTTATCGCATAGGCTTTTGATCGTATTGTGTTTGTGTATGCTGTTGGGCTTAATTGCTGTCGGCCCGGCCACACATTCTTCACGCTAATCGTAATCCATAAACGTCAAAAACATGTTTGTTCTTCGGGTCACTTTGTTCTGCGGCGATGGTAACGATCAATTTCCTCGATTTCTCGAAACGGATTGCGTTATGGATTCTATGTGTTTAATTCCATTAAGACAGTCGCCCACTAAGAGTTCTTCAATGCGTGTTTCGTGTCGGCGGGATCTGTAATTTCTGGGTATAAATATCTCGGTATTACTCCGCTGTAAGTCACGATCTATTCTTCTTCCTACTACTCATCTTTCATATACTAAATTGTTCTCAAAGTTCACTGATAATAAAATTTCCGGTGAACCTTATCATGtttaagtttatcctttgaattTTATAAGTTCTTTCCTCTTGATATATTGGCTTTGAAACTCATAATGATCAAACTTTTTCAAAAGCTTTAGTTTATGGGAGATGATTtcgtttttgattttgtttgtggattctgttaaatttattcatgtattgattatcaattttttaattcaaaagcTTCGTTATGGGAGATGATTTAGATTTCGATTTTGGTGGttgattttgtttcagtttgttttttttttgtttttttttaattcttctcCCTTTGATAACCTCCTTTATGCTTCCCCTTCGATTGCTGTTCATTTTCTAGGACAATATCAACGAGTCACAGAAAAGTAAAGCACTTTATTGgcctttcactacaagaaaatcaGTAATTTCTGACCGTCATATCCGTTGGAAAATGGTCGGAAATGGCCTGCTCTGACGGATTTCCGACGGATCTGACCGTCAGATCTATATGGTCAGAAATATTTTAGCGGTCAGAAACGGTAAGATATGTCTGACCGAAAACCGACGAATTATTAcggtcggaaatttccgacggaatgtccgtcagaaatATTGGTCAGAAACTTCTGACCGTAGTAGCGGTCGGAAACTTTTGACGGGTGTTTCGGTCAGAAAAAATTGACGGAAATCGCGGTCGGAAAGTTTTGACGGAATTTACGGTCAGAAATATTTGACGGAATTTACGGTCAGAAATATTTGACGGAAAGTACGGTCAGAAAGTTTTGACGGGTAGTTCGGTCGGATATTTCTGACAGGTTCATCGGTCAGAAACACTTATTTCGgttggaaatataaaatattgaaatggtAGTTCGATTGTGAATTTTAAAAGtcgaatttttat includes:
- the LOC106421721 gene encoding transcription factor bHLH144-like, with the protein product MQNNQYPYFTDVMGDGNMNSVPSYASASSFDALFPPCAKLPFHGVELQPSSVCPKNFVVFDQTYDRSQVMYHPELTLRLVNSGLASSFQNEYVVGGYGNYGQQEVSSSSSHQEDPNEIDALLMSTDEDEEDDESEDGGDSEEVNSTTGDFRINHYFN